TCCTGAAAAAGACAGGAGCCACTTTGATTCACCCTTTTGATAATCCCGATGTGATCGCAGGGCAGGGCACTGTCGCTCTTGAACTTCTGTCACAACTGAATCGCATCGATGCCGTCATCTGTCCTGTTGGAGGCGGGGGGCTACTTTCAGGAACGTTGACCGTCATCAAAACACTGCGGCCTGATGTCGCAGTCTATGCCGCAGAACCCGAATGGGCGAATGACTGTGCTCGAGGAATGAAGTCTGGTCGAATCGAGCTGAATGACCGATTCGACACGATTGCCGACGGATTGCGAACACCTCTTGGTCAGCTGACATTCCCAATCATTCATTCACTGGTCGATGATGTCCTTCTGGTGGACGAAACTTCCATTATTACCGCTACGCAAACGATCAAAAGAGAATTGCGAGTGGTGGCGGAACCATCCGGTGCAGTCCCATTGGCTGCCATCATGCAGCATCGCGAACTTTTTTTGGGCAGGCACGTTGCCGTTATTATCTCGGGCGGAAACATTGACCCAACCAGTCCTGCCGCCTGATTGCAGATTCACATCTACAAACGGGCTTGTGGAAACCGGGTTGCCGGCGAAAATGTCAAACCCCGTTTCAGTCAAATGTGAGGGACAAGTCTCGCGATAATTGACGAAGGTCCTGAGATTCAGTTTTGAGATTCAGACGAATCTGCCGCACAGTTGAACCGCCTTCAGTTCCCACACGACGTACCAACCAACTACGGTCGAGTGACAAATTCATCGACCGCAAACAAGGCCCTTGCAATAGTCATCCAGGCAGCAACTTCCGTATGGTCAACGGCGGCCGGGATTTCACCTGAACGCCCCAGCAGATCATCGACCTGCTGCCCGTTAGACTGAAATCGCTCCCGCTGCTTCTGCAGGAAGAGATTGAGGTCCGCCAACTCAGATTTCTCCGGAACGCGCGTCAGTACTCGTCGGAAGAGCATTTCCAGTCGAATTGAATCGAGGTCCGGATGACTCTCAGTGGCAGGAAGATCCGCCAGAAGATGAACGGCAGCGTGCTTTGCAAGATCCACAAACATGACATCATTCATCAATGTCAGTGCCTGCAGAGGAGTATTTGATCGGTCTCGCTGAGCGATGCAGGATTCACCACCAGGGCCATCGAAGGTCGTCACCATTGCGAATGGTGCCGTGCGTTTGATCATGGTGTAAATACTTCGTCGATAGCGATCTTCTCCTCCACTGACATTCCATTTCGGGCTGCCAAAAGCCACTTCTGTTATGCCCGCCGGCTGCAGAGGCATAACGGGCGGCCCTCCTTTTTTCAGTGAAAGAACCCCGGAAGCGCTCAACACAGAGTCACGAATAATCTCCGCCTCCAGCCTCAGCCGGGGCATATAGGTCAACAATCGATTTTGCGGATCGCTCACTGCTGCGTCGTGCCTGTATACTGAGGCCTGCCTGTAAGTGGAGCTGCTGACAATCCTCCGATGCAATGACTTGATCGACCATGCATCATCCTGCACAAATGTAACCGCAAGCCAATCCAGAAGTTCAGGGTGATCCGGAGGCGATCCCTGCAATCCAAAGTCATCGACAGTCTCTACGATGCCGCGACCGAAGAAGGTAGCCCAGTGGCGATTAACAACCACTCGCGATGTCAGGGGATTCTCAGCACGAACGATCCACCGAGCAAACTCGAGCCGGTTCGCAGGCTGGTCGACCGGCCAGGAATGCAGAACGTCTGGCGTGCCCGGCGTGACCGATTCTTCCGGTTGTAAATACTCTCCGCGATGATGACGAAATGTGGGTCGAGGATGATTCTCCGGGCGTTCGCTGAACACAAGAGTCGACATCGAATCCGGACGCCGTTGCAGATTCCGAATCTGTTCCACTGGCTCGCGCAGTTTCGGCGAATCGAACAGGAA
The window above is part of the Planctomycetaceae bacterium genome. Proteins encoded here:
- a CDS encoding pyridoxal-phosphate dependent enzyme → LKKTGATLIHPFDNPDVIAGQGTVALELLSQLNRIDAVICPVGGGGLLSGTLTVIKTLRPDVAVYAAEPEWANDCARGMKSGRIELNDRFDTIADGLRTPLGQLTFPIIHSLVDDVLLVDETSIITATQTIKRELRVVAEPSGAVPLAAIMQHRELFLGRHVAVIISGGNIDPTSPAA